Proteins found in one Paenibacillus dendritiformis genomic segment:
- a CDS encoding four-helix bundle copper-binding protein has product MMAHPMMFPPLLKTVQDCLNMCEHMVTAMLGTPDIHARRRQILLLRDCATICVTMACYLARGSMFSKATAGLCAQICEICGNECARFPDQMSQMCSRICLNCAQECRAFAMMQG; this is encoded by the coding sequence ATGATGGCTCATCCGATGATGTTCCCGCCGCTGTTAAAAACGGTGCAAGACTGCTTGAATATGTGCGAGCATATGGTGACCGCAATGCTCGGCACACCCGATATTCATGCCAGAAGAAGGCAGATTCTTCTGCTTCGGGATTGCGCGACGATATGTGTGACGATGGCATGTTATTTGGCGAGAGGCAGCATGTTTTCCAAGGCGACGGCGGGACTGTGCGCCCAGATTTGTGAAATATGCGGGAATGAGTGCGCCCGGTTCCCGGATCAAATGTCGCAAATGTGCAGCAGGATCTGTCTGAATTGCGCGCAGGAGTGCAGAGCATTTGCCATGATGCAAGGGTAA
- a CDS encoding GNAT family N-acetyltransferase translates to MLIIQHQLLDDYTIQRAELNHHDILLELFLEAATWLRSNGIRQWGHFLDGYGRDDVMTSIQGGSAFVIKKEGIVIGTVTILLEPEAWDRHIWQGERLDDSIFIHRLALCRSHSGQGLGKAILSWIERGLQFPEHKKYIKLDCVGDNGKLNDYYIANGFQYAGSTDGHSKYQKELHGKH, encoded by the coding sequence ATGTTGATAATACAGCACCAGCTATTGGATGACTATACGATTCAACGGGCAGAGCTGAATCACCATGATATATTGCTCGAACTGTTTCTTGAAGCCGCGACTTGGCTCCGCAGCAATGGCATCCGGCAATGGGGACATTTTCTGGACGGATACGGGCGGGATGATGTCATGACTAGCATTCAAGGCGGATCGGCATTCGTCATCAAGAAGGAAGGCATTGTGATCGGAACCGTAACCATTCTTTTGGAGCCGGAAGCTTGGGATCGGCATATTTGGCAAGGCGAGCGTCTGGATGACTCCATTTTTATCCATAGATTGGCCTTGTGCCGATCCCATTCGGGCCAAGGGTTGGGCAAGGCGATTTTAAGCTGGATCGAACGAGGATTACAATTTCCGGAACATAAGAAATACATAAAGCTGGATTGTGTAGGCGACAATGGGAAGCTCAATGATTACTACATAGCGAACGGCTTTCAGTATGCAGGAAGCACGGATGGACACAGCAAGTATCAAAAGGAACTGCATGGCAAGCATTGA
- a CDS encoding response regulator transcription factor — protein MGQLKGIKILLVDDEPNILQFLELGLTNEGFEIQTATDGLAAVAMASEFQPHVVILDVMMPGMDGFEVCRMIKKSENAAVIMLTAKDEVDDRVKGLTLGADDYMMKPFSFEELLARIHARIRNQFPHLFGEVVAGPFRIDDRRKEITFDSRVLELSPTEYELLKFLVLNQGLVLSKAMILDRVWGYDFGGEENIVEVYIRSLREKLNDREHRLIRTLRGAGYRVDLP, from the coding sequence ATGGGACAATTGAAAGGCATCAAAATACTGCTCGTCGATGACGAACCGAACATACTGCAGTTCCTCGAACTTGGCCTGACCAATGAAGGCTTCGAGATACAGACCGCGACGGACGGCTTGGCGGCCGTGGCGATGGCGAGCGAGTTCCAGCCGCATGTCGTCATTCTCGACGTTATGATGCCGGGAATGGACGGCTTCGAGGTGTGCCGGATGATTAAGAAATCCGAGAACGCAGCGGTCATCATGCTGACCGCCAAAGATGAAGTGGACGATCGGGTGAAAGGGCTGACGCTCGGCGCGGACGATTATATGATGAAGCCGTTCAGCTTCGAGGAGCTGCTTGCGCGCATTCACGCGCGAATCCGCAATCAGTTCCCTCATTTGTTCGGCGAGGTCGTGGCCGGACCGTTCCGGATCGATGACCGGCGCAAGGAGATCACCTTCGACAGCCGGGTGCTGGAGCTGTCCCCGACGGAATATGAGCTGCTTAAGTTTTTGGTCCTTAACCAGGGTCTTGTGCTCAGCAAGGCAATGATATTGGACAGAGTATGGGGCTATGATTTCGGCGGTGAGGAAAATATCGTCGAGGTGTATATCCGATCATTGCGGGAAAAGCTGAACGACCGGGAGCACCGGCTAATTCGGACGCTGCGCGGAGCCGGATACCGGGTCGATCTTCCATGA
- a CDS encoding amidohydrolase, whose product MNTLIKNVIIVTMKEGDTPFHGDIHLAGDTIQQIGPALDVDADEVWDGQGMAVMPGLINAHQHTPMSLLRGFSDDLKLMDWLERKMLPAEANMTPEDIYWGAKLSMAEMIKSGTTAFADMYIHMDEIAAAVDEVGMRASLSRGMVFLQDDGGQRLTEALGLIERWNGKADGRITTMLAPHAPYTCPPEPLKRIVRLAEEMRLPIHIHLAETIEEVMSIREKYNETPAEYLYNIGLFDKAHVLLAHGVHMTRGDIGLLRGMRGGVAHNPVSNLKLGCGIAPVADMMKQNIVVGLGTDGAGSAATVDMFEEIKAAAWLQKLDYGDPTMLPAGQALRMATRDSAKLLNIDREVGTLEAGKRADLILVDMNKPHLQPVHQIESLLAYSANGADVDTTIVNGQVLMRHRQLATIDEDEMLRQAAIRAKRIVAGI is encoded by the coding sequence ATGAATACGCTCATCAAAAATGTGATCATCGTGACGATGAAAGAGGGGGACACCCCGTTCCATGGTGATATCCATCTCGCAGGGGATACGATTCAACAAATCGGGCCTGCCCTGGATGTGGATGCCGACGAAGTGTGGGATGGCCAAGGAATGGCGGTAATGCCCGGCTTAATTAATGCGCACCAACACACTCCGATGAGCTTGCTGCGGGGCTTCTCGGATGACCTCAAGCTAATGGATTGGCTGGAACGCAAAATGCTGCCCGCCGAAGCGAACATGACGCCTGAAGATATTTATTGGGGCGCCAAGCTGTCGATGGCGGAAATGATCAAATCGGGCACGACCGCTTTTGCAGATATGTACATTCATATGGATGAAATCGCCGCTGCGGTGGACGAAGTGGGCATGCGGGCCTCTTTGTCCAGGGGAATGGTATTTCTGCAGGACGACGGGGGCCAGCGATTGACGGAAGCGCTTGGACTCATCGAGCGCTGGAACGGAAAAGCAGATGGCAGAATTACGACGATGCTTGCCCCTCATGCGCCATATACTTGTCCGCCCGAACCGCTGAAGCGCATCGTCAGGCTTGCCGAAGAGATGCGCCTTCCGATCCATATCCACCTGGCTGAGACGATAGAAGAAGTGATGTCCATCCGCGAAAAATATAACGAGACGCCCGCCGAATACTTATACAATATCGGCCTGTTCGACAAGGCTCATGTTCTCTTGGCGCATGGCGTGCATATGACGCGGGGAGACATCGGGCTGTTAAGAGGCATGCGCGGCGGCGTGGCGCATAATCCGGTCAGTAACTTGAAGCTGGGCTGCGGGATTGCGCCGGTCGCGGACATGATGAAGCAGAATATTGTGGTTGGCTTGGGAACTGACGGCGCCGGAAGCGCCGCCACGGTCGACATGTTCGAGGAGATCAAAGCGGCGGCCTGGCTGCAAAAGCTGGACTACGGCGATCCGACGATGCTGCCTGCCGGCCAGGCGCTGCGCATGGCTACCCGGGATAGCGCCAAGTTATTGAATATCGATCGCGAAGTAGGGACGCTCGAAGCCGGCAAGCGCGCCGACCTGATTCTCGTCGACATGAACAAGCCGCATTTGCAGCCCGTCCATCAGATCGAATCGTTGCTGGCCTATAGCGCCAACGGAGCGGATGTCGACACGACGATCGTGAATGGACAGGTGCTGATGAGGCATCGGCAATTGGCAACGATCGACGAAGATGAGATGCTGCGGCAGGCTGCCATCCGGGCCAAACGCATCGTAGCGGGAATATAA
- a CDS encoding NUDIX hydrolase codes for MKRYTHLGVYGVIIKNNELLLIQKARGPHTGKWDLPGGTIEFGEKPYEALQREIEEETGMTGIAGKIRSAISYTLIYPYTANQLEELHHIGIIYDVELLDNRYELRTSGQDSLGARWIALDELPELDVTPFVAELFPMDKS; via the coding sequence ATGAAGAGATACACTCACCTTGGCGTGTATGGGGTCATTATCAAGAACAATGAACTGCTTCTCATTCAAAAAGCAAGAGGCCCGCATACCGGAAAATGGGATCTTCCCGGCGGAACCATTGAGTTCGGAGAGAAGCCGTATGAAGCTCTCCAAAGAGAAATAGAAGAGGAGACCGGCATGACCGGTATCGCAGGAAAGATTAGATCAGCGATCTCATATACGCTTATTTACCCATATACCGCAAATCAATTGGAAGAGCTTCATCATATCGGCATCATCTATGATGTAGAATTGCTTGATAACCGCTATGAATTAAGAACGAGCGGACAGGATTCGTTAGGAGCCCGCTGGATCGCCCTAGATGAATTACCGGAACTTGATGTCACGCCATTTGTGGCGGAGCTGTTCCCTATGGATAAATCGTAG
- a CDS encoding glycosyltransferase family 2 protein, with protein sequence MAIRYSVIIPTFNRAEQLLLTLVALDRVTYPKEQYEIIVVDDGSTDGTRKLVEGFHTTSPLTYLSNEVQRGRSVTRNLGLRHARGLYVVFCDADFVVVPEFFRILDDSHRMFPRSVLSAFPYSWDDVYTHVHPDFSPEEKQMCRDVLTQAGLWKDEYETIDHIVPLITPDDLVNQRERLSQLILPDKKAPGVKEQFAKTDVAPWLQLITRCVSIKRSYVTRIGGFNERFFKYGLEDWELGYRLHRKKIRFRCIRQLLGYHQMHPNLYRGEVGNIDNLRIMFRSNGCKDPELNLFALMPAWEDVVTYKHALRVLRRGMRSKAERPIALLMKRTLRIAAVQMVQRKGPEAFKRSLRPIRNRLRASKKKGQTAQLLRTLLDKCDSLANG encoded by the coding sequence ATGGCTATTCGATACAGCGTCATTATCCCGACTTTCAATCGAGCCGAACAGTTGCTGCTTACGCTTGTTGCATTAGATAGAGTAACATATCCGAAGGAGCAATACGAAATCATTGTCGTGGATGACGGTTCTACCGATGGAACCCGAAAACTTGTCGAAGGCTTCCACACAACAAGCCCGCTTACCTATTTATCGAATGAGGTGCAAAGAGGAAGGTCTGTCACCAGAAATTTGGGACTGCGGCATGCAAGAGGGTTATATGTGGTCTTTTGTGATGCTGATTTTGTTGTTGTCCCTGAATTTTTTCGAATCCTGGATGATAGCCATCGCATGTTTCCAAGGAGCGTGTTATCTGCATTTCCTTATTCCTGGGACGACGTCTATACCCATGTCCACCCGGATTTCTCCCCCGAGGAAAAGCAGATGTGCCGGGATGTACTCACGCAAGCCGGCTTATGGAAGGATGAATACGAAACGATCGATCACATCGTTCCGCTCATTACTCCGGATGATCTGGTCAATCAGAGGGAGCGGCTGTCGCAGCTTATCCTTCCCGATAAAAAAGCTCCCGGTGTTAAGGAGCAATTCGCCAAGACGGATGTGGCGCCTTGGCTTCAATTGATTACTCGTTGTGTTTCCATTAAGCGAAGTTATGTGACAAGGATTGGTGGCTTCAACGAACGATTTTTCAAATATGGGCTGGAAGACTGGGAGCTTGGATATCGACTGCATCGCAAAAAAATTCGTTTCCGCTGCATCAGGCAGCTTCTCGGGTATCATCAGATGCATCCGAATCTTTATCGAGGAGAAGTCGGGAATATTGATAACTTGAGAATCATGTTCCGATCGAATGGATGCAAGGATCCCGAATTGAACTTATTCGCTCTTATGCCGGCATGGGAGGATGTGGTAACATATAAACATGCGCTGCGAGTGCTGCGCCGGGGAATGAGGTCAAAGGCCGAACGCCCCATTGCTCTGTTGATGAAACGTACGCTGCGAATTGCAGCCGTACAAATGGTACAAAGAAAAGGGCCAGAAGCATTCAAAAGGTCGCTGCGGCCGATTCGCAATAGATTAAGAGCATCGAAGAAAAAAGGACAGACAGCTCAATTGTTGCGGACCCTGTTAGATAAGTGCGACAGTTTGGCTAATGGATAG
- a CDS encoding PDZ domain-containing protein → MKRFRRSLRRTSASALNITDDMLADLKLSSPNGVLVADVQQQSPASAAGIRPYDVITAVDGADISSVQELTDKIEASPAGEEMTLTISRYGQQQEVRVKVGDKND, encoded by the coding sequence ATGAAACGATTCCGAAGGAGTCTTCGCCGTACATCGGCATCAGCCCTCAATATAACCGACGATATGCTGGCAGACTTGAAGCTGAGCAGCCCCAACGGAGTGCTCGTGGCAGACGTGCAACAGCAATCGCCCGCCTCTGCGGCCGGCATCCGCCCTTACGATGTCATCACGGCCGTCGACGGAGCGGACATCTCGAGTGTGCAGGAGCTTACCGACAAAATCGAAGCTTCCCCAGCAGGTGAAGAGATGACGCTTACGATTTCGCGCTATGGCCAACAACAGGAGGTGCGCGTGAAGGTAGGCGATAAGAACGACTAG
- a CDS encoding helix-turn-helix transcriptional regulator gives MNTRNLDCVFQQLSDISPSTDPQEQYQYTVPILGGTGRVQRIVLRRGMEINWFEASLSEPVTMDVGIQYPHLEITYTLSGQGCWNTEGRASSYGLAPGVSNFIFIQDSKVHAELYPQERLWHMELRLDVRQFRELHPDVARLTDDSTYCRQTAGSPHIAHIVEQMAQCPYQGSLRKLYLEGKANELLVHHLDGAQKEERVRTELSKLNAEDIRCLHEAREILTHCWRKPPSLLELARLAGLNDYKLKLGFKELFGTTVFGYVRALRMNEARKILEQGEGNVSEAALMVGYHNISHFAALFRKTYGYNPSELGKANAAAQARHRPKSAQC, from the coding sequence ATGAATACGCGAAATTTAGACTGTGTCTTTCAGCAGTTAAGCGATATATCACCGTCGACGGATCCGCAAGAACAATATCAGTACACTGTTCCTATTCTGGGCGGCACGGGCCGTGTGCAGCGGATTGTGCTGCGGCGTGGAATGGAAATCAATTGGTTCGAGGCGAGTCTGTCCGAACCGGTGACGATGGATGTCGGAATCCAGTATCCTCACCTGGAGATCACGTATACATTGTCTGGGCAGGGCTGCTGGAATACGGAGGGCCGGGCTTCAAGCTACGGCTTGGCGCCTGGCGTGTCCAATTTCATCTTCATCCAGGATTCGAAGGTACATGCGGAGCTGTATCCGCAGGAACGGTTATGGCATATGGAGCTCCGGCTAGATGTCCGCCAGTTCCGCGAACTGCATCCTGATGTGGCCCGGCTGACGGATGACTCCACGTACTGCAGACAGACGGCCGGTTCTCCCCACATTGCTCATATCGTGGAACAAATGGCGCAATGCCCTTATCAAGGAAGCCTCCGGAAGTTGTATCTGGAAGGGAAAGCGAATGAACTGCTGGTCCATCACCTGGACGGGGCGCAAAAGGAGGAACGGGTCCGAACGGAGCTATCCAAGCTGAACGCCGAGGATATCCGTTGTCTTCACGAAGCGCGAGAAATATTGACCCATTGCTGGAGGAAGCCTCCGAGCTTGCTTGAGCTTGCCAGATTGGCTGGCTTGAATGATTATAAGCTCAAGCTTGGCTTCAAGGAATTGTTCGGCACGACCGTATTCGGTTATGTGCGTGCGCTGCGAATGAATGAAGCGCGGAAAATTTTGGAGCAAGGAGAAGGCAATGTAAGCGAAGCGGCCCTCATGGTCGGCTACCATAATATAAGCCATTTCGCCGCTCTATTCCGCAAAACCTATGGCTATAATCCGAGCGAACTCGGGAAGGCGAACGCGGCCGCGCAAGCCCGTCATCGCCCTAAATCCGCCCAATGCTAG
- the nagA gene encoding N-acetylglucosamine-6-phosphate deacetylase, protein MSRKIIYNVQAVCQDKVVSQAIVWIRDGYIEKIEADSVPSGQVPDGELIDGQGMLLIPGMIDVHIHGANGYDMMDGTEESIQQVSRACAASGCTSFLATSVSSTIEDLLGMIRSVKRVIGSEEGAAIAGIHLEGPYLNRKRKGMQNEKYLRHPDMDEMQRICQEAGDLIKMVTIAPELPGGMELIAYLQEQGAVVAVAHSDATYEEAKQAFAEGASHVTHCFNGMRPIHHRDPGLVVAAFEEEHVSLQAIVDNVHLHPAIVRMMHRLKGPHRMVLITDALQAMGLGDGTYNFGGHQVEVSGGIARLKDGTLASSTITMNKALQLTVELGIPLTDAVQMAATTPADILGNHHTGRIAPGCQADLVLLDDNFDVQWTMIKGERIDVANG, encoded by the coding sequence ATGAGTCGCAAGATCATCTATAATGTGCAAGCCGTGTGCCAAGATAAGGTGGTTAGCCAGGCTATTGTCTGGATTCGTGACGGTTATATTGAAAAGATTGAAGCCGACTCCGTGCCCTCGGGTCAAGTGCCGGATGGCGAGTTGATCGACGGCCAAGGCATGCTGCTCATTCCCGGAATGATCGATGTTCATATTCACGGCGCGAACGGTTACGATATGATGGACGGCACGGAAGAGAGCATTCAGCAGGTATCGCGGGCATGCGCGGCTAGCGGATGCACCTCGTTTTTGGCGACGTCGGTGAGCTCGACGATAGAAGACTTGCTGGGGATGATTCGAAGCGTCAAGCGGGTCATCGGCAGCGAAGAGGGAGCCGCTATTGCGGGCATCCATTTGGAAGGGCCGTATTTGAACCGGAAGCGCAAAGGGATGCAGAACGAGAAGTACCTCCGGCATCCCGATATGGATGAAATGCAAAGGATCTGCCAGGAAGCCGGCGATCTGATTAAAATGGTGACGATTGCGCCCGAATTGCCAGGCGGAATGGAACTCATCGCCTATTTGCAGGAGCAAGGGGCCGTTGTTGCGGTAGCGCATTCCGATGCGACCTATGAGGAGGCGAAGCAGGCCTTTGCCGAGGGAGCGAGTCATGTCACGCACTGCTTCAACGGTATGCGGCCGATTCATCATCGGGATCCCGGACTTGTGGTCGCCGCGTTCGAAGAAGAGCATGTCAGTCTCCAGGCGATTGTGGATAACGTTCATTTGCATCCCGCGATCGTTCGCATGATGCATCGATTGAAGGGGCCGCACCGAATGGTGCTGATTACCGATGCCCTGCAGGCGATGGGGCTGGGTGACGGGACTTATAACTTCGGAGGCCATCAGGTCGAGGTCAGCGGCGGGATCGCCCGCTTGAAGGACGGAACGCTGGCATCAAGCACCATCACAATGAATAAAGCATTGCAGTTGACGGTCGAGCTCGGAATCCCGTTAACCGATGCGGTGCAGATGGCTGCAACGACTCCTGCCGATATTCTCGGGAATCATCATACAGGCCGAATCGCCCCCGGTTGTCAGGCCGATCTCGTCCTCCTCGACGATAACTTCGATGTGCAATGGACGATGATCAAGGGAGAAAGGATAGATGTGGCAAATGGTTGA
- a CDS encoding UDP-N-acetylmuramate dehydrogenase, which produces MNDRNQLFHTLCKRQVRLAEHSSYGIGGEADYFAMPETAEQLMTILDGCKTYGMEYFVFGMGTNILFPERPRRGTVFISLKNFAEIRQIDGSTWFISSGLPLSMLSVAGLIWGTSGLHFTYLLPGCVGAGIYMNAKYHDDQMGDKVEKVYYVDAADPSLSLQVIRAEDCRFSYKQSIFQQKPWIIVGAEIRVPEPEAPVQSGLGGILERYKEGSGKLSSLSQFYSFFSNEVKELQLRNHAIPGQLSDIDKYRTGNRHFTSRSCGSFFKNNYAAGASIGALVDRLNLKGLAHGGAMISPYHGNMILNHNDATASDILYLKDIISEGIYRHFGFIPEPEVVIVPEDK; this is translated from the coding sequence ATGAATGATCGCAATCAGCTTTTTCATACATTGTGCAAGCGTCAAGTGCGGTTAGCGGAGCACTCTTCTTATGGAATCGGAGGGGAAGCGGATTATTTTGCAATGCCGGAAACGGCGGAACAGCTTATGACAATCTTGGATGGGTGCAAAACGTACGGGATGGAATATTTCGTGTTCGGCATGGGGACGAATATTCTGTTTCCGGAGCGGCCGCGGCGGGGAACCGTCTTTATTTCACTGAAGAACTTTGCCGAGATCAGACAGATTGACGGCTCCACATGGTTCATCTCGTCCGGTTTGCCGCTGTCGATGCTGTCCGTCGCAGGCTTGATCTGGGGAACATCCGGGCTTCATTTTACATATTTGCTGCCTGGCTGCGTGGGCGCCGGTATTTACATGAACGCGAAGTATCACGATGATCAAATGGGCGATAAGGTAGAGAAGGTATATTATGTGGATGCAGCCGATCCGTCACTGTCTCTGCAAGTCATCCGTGCCGAAGATTGCCGGTTCTCCTATAAACAATCGATCTTTCAACAAAAGCCATGGATCATCGTAGGGGCGGAGATCCGGGTTCCCGAGCCTGAAGCACCGGTACAGAGCGGACTCGGCGGCATCCTGGAGAGATATAAGGAAGGGAGCGGCAAGCTGTCGTCGCTATCGCAGTTTTATTCTTTCTTTTCCAATGAAGTTAAGGAGCTTCAGCTTAGAAATCACGCCATACCTGGGCAACTGTCGGACATTGACAAGTACCGGACGGGGAACCGGCATTTTACTTCCCGATCTTGTGGCTCTTTTTTTAAAAATAACTATGCGGCAGGCGCCTCGATCGGCGCTCTCGTCGATAGGCTGAACTTAAAAGGACTCGCTCATGGCGGGGCGATGATTTCGCCGTATCATGGCAATATGATTTTGAACCATAACGATGCGACGGCGTCCGATATCCTTTATTTGAAGGATATCATCTCTGAGGGGATTTACCGGCACTTCGGTTTCATTCCCGAGCCCGAAGTAGTGATCGTTCCGGAAGATAAATAA
- the thyX gene encoding FAD-dependent thymidylate synthase has translation MTMKQVLDKGYVRLVDHMGSDLTVVNAARVSYAKESKELNEKDLRLIQFLAREGHTSPFRHAIMQYEIYAPLMVARQWWKYVVGSAHMEGTGDSLEAWNESSRRYITEEPAFYIPAEGEWRSQPENSKQGSGEPLSWELGQKYTDELMNYVEQGIAKYEQALEDGICAEQARLFLPAYGMYVRWYWTASLQSVCHFLNQRLEHDAQQEIQEYAKAILELSKPLFSHSIDELLHK, from the coding sequence ATGACGATGAAGCAGGTGCTGGATAAAGGTTATGTGCGGTTAGTCGATCATATGGGATCCGATCTGACCGTGGTGAATGCGGCGAGGGTGTCCTACGCGAAAGAATCGAAGGAACTGAATGAAAAAGATCTTAGACTGATCCAATTTTTAGCCCGGGAAGGGCATACTTCGCCTTTCCGGCATGCCATCATGCAATACGAGATCTATGCGCCTCTTATGGTCGCCCGTCAATGGTGGAAATATGTTGTCGGGTCTGCTCATATGGAAGGCACTGGGGACAGTCTGGAAGCCTGGAACGAGTCAAGCCGAAGATACATCACCGAGGAGCCGGCATTCTATATCCCGGCCGAAGGAGAATGGAGAAGCCAGCCTGAAAATTCGAAACAGGGCAGCGGCGAACCATTATCGTGGGAGCTTGGGCAAAAATATACGGACGAGCTTATGAACTATGTCGAGCAGGGGATTGCCAAATATGAGCAAGCGCTTGAGGACGGCATTTGTGCCGAACAAGCCCGCTTATTTTTGCCCGCATACGGCATGTATGTCCGTTGGTACTGGACCGCGTCGCTGCAGTCCGTATGTCATTTTTTGAACCAGCGTCTGGAGCATGACGCACAGCAAGAGATCCAGGAGTACGCCAAAGCGATACTCGAACTAAGCAAGCCTCTGTTCAGCCATTCGATTGATGAGCTGCTTCATAAGTAA
- a CDS encoding DeoR/GlpR family DNA-binding transcription regulator, with amino-acid sequence MNLFQEERLLKIMDYLQRHRTMSVKEICSMFDVSRDTARRDIVRLIQEGAAIRTHGGIALPELRKELTSYQERRISHPDHKRRIGEAAAKLIHDHETIILDVSTTVQCVAEQMTAKHITAVTHSIDNAGVLSNREDVQIYVLGGYLNAKHRFLYGPSIVDKLKDIRSDKAIIGASAIGKDGLYYPYEEDVRVKQEMARRSDQVIVVADFTKFSENSLFRLDFAYVDVLITDQAIPEEFQDVFERHEIAVIQANKAEGGNSDESQDHL; translated from the coding sequence GTGAATTTGTTTCAAGAGGAACGGCTGTTGAAAATCATGGACTATTTGCAACGGCATCGAACGATGAGTGTAAAAGAGATATGCAGCATGTTCGACGTATCCAGGGATACGGCCAGAAGAGATATCGTCCGCTTGATTCAGGAAGGTGCGGCCATTCGGACGCATGGAGGAATTGCCTTGCCAGAGCTGCGGAAGGAGCTTACTTCGTACCAGGAACGGAGGATTAGTCATCCGGACCATAAGAGAAGAATCGGTGAAGCGGCTGCCAAGCTCATTCATGATCATGAGACGATTATTCTCGACGTATCGACCACGGTCCAATGCGTGGCTGAACAGATGACGGCCAAGCATATTACGGCGGTGACGCACTCGATCGACAATGCCGGCGTGCTGTCGAACCGGGAGGATGTGCAGATTTACGTGCTTGGAGGGTATTTGAATGCAAAGCACCGCTTTTTGTACGGGCCATCCATCGTCGATAAGCTGAAAGACATTCGTTCGGACAAAGCGATTATCGGGGCTTCCGCCATAGGAAAAGATGGTCTTTACTATCCCTATGAAGAGGATGTCCGGGTCAAGCAGGAAATGGCACGCAGATCGGATCAGGTCATTGTTGTCGCCGATTTCACCAAGTTTAGCGAAAATTCATTATTCAGGCTCGATTTTGCGTATGTGGATGTGTTGATAACCGATCAAGCCATTCCGGAAGAGTTCCAAGACGTATTCGAGCGGCACGAGATTGCCGTTATTCAAGCCAATAAAGCCGAAGGGGGAAATTCCGATGAGTCGCAAGATCATCTATAA
- a CDS encoding VOC family protein, whose protein sequence is MKVRRIVANIGAQDIAEAERFYRDVLGLDVLMDHGWIVTYGSGEKMSVQLSVAAEGGSKTPVPDLSIEVDDVDAALERMRNAGFPIEYGPADEPWGVRRFYVRDPFGKLVNIVAHI, encoded by the coding sequence ATGAAAGTAAGACGAATTGTCGCCAATATTGGCGCGCAGGATATCGCGGAAGCGGAACGCTTCTACCGTGACGTGCTTGGGCTCGATGTATTGATGGATCATGGCTGGATTGTTACCTACGGATCGGGAGAGAAGATGAGCGTTCAGCTCAGTGTTGCCGCGGAGGGAGGCTCGAAGACGCCTGTGCCGGATCTGTCGATCGAAGTTGACGATGTTGATGCCGCGCTGGAGCGAATGAGGAACGCCGGGTTCCCGATTGAATACGGGCCGGCTGATGAGCCGTGGGGCGTTCGGCGTTTCTATGTCCGCGACCCATTCGGCAAGCTCGTCAATATCGTTGCTCATATCTAG